A portion of the Acidisarcina polymorpha genome contains these proteins:
- a CDS encoding GNAT family N-acetyltransferase, giving the protein MSDAIRIRAMTAEDVEAVIGMERQTDTAPHWSRDDYLCCLEQNAAMALQRFALVAESGYSLAGFLVLRLLKLQGDSEAELESIVVAPFLQGQGIGRRLMTAGLQLARSQGARRFSLEVRASNQAAIRLYQSFKLAEIGRRPGYFHLSEEDAVLMSINLELELRETFALSEFPQQVD; this is encoded by the coding sequence ATGAGCGATGCGATTCGCATCCGGGCTATGACCGCCGAGGATGTGGAGGCGGTGATCGGGATGGAGCGGCAAACCGATACTGCTCCGCATTGGTCCCGCGACGACTACCTCTGCTGCCTCGAGCAGAATGCCGCTATGGCTCTGCAGCGGTTTGCCCTGGTAGCAGAATCGGGGTATTCCCTGGCAGGCTTTCTCGTCTTGCGCCTGTTAAAACTTCAGGGCGACTCCGAGGCGGAGCTGGAGTCGATCGTAGTCGCTCCTTTTCTGCAAGGGCAGGGAATCGGTAGACGGTTGATGACCGCGGGCCTGCAACTGGCAAGATCCCAAGGGGCCCGGCGCTTTTCTCTCGAAGTGCGAGCCTCAAACCAGGCGGCAATCCGCCTTTATCAGAGCTTTAAGCTAGCCGAAATTGGCCGCCGCCCGGGATATTTTCACCTTTCTGAGGAAGATGCTGTCCTAATGAGCATCAATTTGGAACTGGAGTTACGCGAAACCTTCGCACTTTCAGAATTTCCTCAACAAGTGGATTGA
- the pssA gene encoding CDP-diacylglycerol--serine O-phosphatidyltransferase, which produces MIARQRRRGLFILPSVFTAGNIAAGYYAITQSLEGSVLAPQHFNYAALAIGFAIPFDALDGRIARMTNTTSEFGKELDSLADVITFGVAPSILAFSWGFRSLALEGYSDIRQRLVQLGAFICFLFLICGSARLARFNISHNPVALNPGRGDRKYFVGMPIPASAGMIAAVVHFFRGEPLAVWWMSVLWMGLVGLIGFLMVSTWRFWSGKEINLFNRHPFRLLILLGAFVYALVVFSQVLLLLMAAFYTCSGIFSRAAYSWSRGRKPANAA; this is translated from the coding sequence TTGATCGCCCGCCAACGTCGGCGGGGCCTCTTCATTCTGCCGTCTGTTTTTACCGCCGGAAATATCGCTGCGGGTTATTACGCCATCACTCAGAGTTTGGAGGGTTCGGTGCTGGCGCCGCAGCACTTCAACTACGCGGCTCTGGCGATTGGGTTCGCAATTCCGTTCGACGCGCTCGACGGCCGCATTGCCCGCATGACCAATACCACCAGCGAGTTCGGCAAGGAACTCGATTCACTCGCCGACGTGATTACCTTCGGGGTAGCTCCGAGCATCCTAGCGTTCAGCTGGGGTTTTCGCTCGCTCGCCTTGGAAGGATATTCAGACATCCGGCAGCGCCTGGTGCAACTGGGAGCCTTCATCTGTTTTCTTTTTCTTATCTGTGGCTCGGCAAGGCTCGCGCGCTTCAATATCAGCCACAATCCGGTTGCCCTCAATCCCGGACGCGGGGACCGGAAGTACTTTGTGGGCATGCCGATCCCGGCCTCGGCAGGGATGATCGCCGCTGTCGTGCATTTTTTCCGAGGCGAGCCGCTGGCGGTCTGGTGGATGTCCGTACTGTGGATGGGACTGGTCGGCCTGATCGGCTTTCTCATGGTCAGCACCTGGCGATTCTGGAGCGGCAAGGAGATTAACCTTTTTAATCGACATCCCTTTCGTTTGTTGATTTTGCTGGGCGCATTTGTCTATGCGCTGGTGGTTTTTTCTCAGGTATTGTTGTTGCTCATGGCTGCTTTTTATACGTGCTCGGGGATTTTTTCCCGTGCTGCCTACTCCTGGTCGCGAGGACGAAAGCCCGCGAACGCTGCTTGA
- a CDS encoding phosphatidylserine decarboxylase family protein — protein MVRDGYFYGFGLLAVAGALIWWTGGWLWAIVPLLLAAFFLWFFRDPARRIPSGAGLIVSPADGVVTSVEHVSTLSGKQIKLSVFLSVFDVHVNRSPLSGLVREVRYEKGLFLNAMNPASADKNEQNTVVVEGDGCQIVFKQIAGLLARRIVFNKRVGDRVERGERVGLIKFGSRVDVLLPGNAAVSVKKGDRVRGGASVLAKVPVPTPLSGEPMIAGERRI, from the coding sequence ATGGTGCGTGACGGATATTTTTATGGCTTCGGCCTGCTGGCGGTCGCCGGGGCGCTGATCTGGTGGACGGGAGGATGGCTGTGGGCGATCGTTCCTCTTCTGCTCGCCGCGTTCTTTCTCTGGTTCTTTCGCGACCCGGCGCGCAGAATTCCCTCCGGAGCTGGTCTGATTGTTTCTCCTGCTGACGGGGTAGTAACCAGCGTTGAACACGTTTCGACGCTCTCGGGCAAGCAAATTAAACTGAGTGTCTTCTTGAGCGTCTTCGATGTGCATGTCAATCGCTCCCCCTTAAGCGGGCTGGTGCGGGAAGTTCGCTACGAAAAGGGTCTATTTTTGAATGCAATGAACCCGGCTTCTGCAGACAAGAATGAGCAAAATACCGTGGTTGTCGAGGGAGATGGCTGCCAGATCGTCTTCAAGCAGATCGCGGGTCTGCTGGCGCGGCGGATTGTCTTCAATAAGCGGGTTGGTGACCGGGTCGAGCGCGGTGAACGCGTAGGCTTGATCAAGTTTGGTTCGCGAGTCGATGTGCTGCTGCCAGGGAATGCCGCTGTTTCGGTAAAAAAAGGCGATAGGGTCAGGGGCGGCGCATCGGTGCTGGCCAAGGTGCCGGTGCCTACGCCCTTGTCCGGCGAGCCGATGATCGCCGGGGAGAGGAGAATTTGA
- a CDS encoding DUF465 domain-containing protein, with amino-acid sequence MKVETTGTQDDVSIQQLQEEHRRYSEKLDGLSHSPYLSAEEQIEEVRLKKLKLRVKDEMMGHRPFIRFN; translated from the coding sequence ATGAAGGTAGAAACAACCGGAACGCAAGACGACGTGTCAATCCAGCAGCTGCAAGAGGAACACCGCCGGTATTCTGAGAAACTTGATGGACTCTCCCACAGCCCCTATCTATCAGCTGAAGAGCAGATCGAGGAAGTCCGCTTGAAAAAACTCAAACTTCGTGTCAAAGACGAGATGATGGGCCATCGTCCTTTCATTCGCTTCAACTAG